In Candidatus Poribacteria bacterium, the sequence TCAGGGGATAGACCGCACCAATTTTATTGATGATTTCCTTGCCCGGAATGAACATATTCCGTCCCCAGATGTCGTCCGCATCTAACGGCATGAACTCAATGAACCGGAGTTGGTAAGCATTGTCACGAGCAAATTTTGCAAGATCAACAACCTCATCGTCGGTAAAGCCCTTCATTGCCACCGCATTCACTTTGATTGGATCAAATCCACAACGTTGCGCTTCTTGCAGCCCCTCCAACACCTTTGAAAGCACCTTGCGGCGCGTCATCTGCTCAAATTTTGCTTCATCTAACGTATCAAGGCTGACATTGATTCGGCGAAGCCCGGCATCGTAGAGATCTTTTGCCTGTGTGATTAAACCGATGCCGTTTGTCGTCAAGCTAATGTCCTTTAACCCCTTGATTTCTTGAAGCTGCTTGATTAGCACTGGTATACCCCGACGAACTAACGGTTCTCCACCCGTAAGTCTGACTTTATTGATTCCCAGATCGACGAAGATACGAGCGAGGTGAACAATTTCGTCAAACGTCATGATATTGTCATCTTCCATGAACTGCATATCTTCCGGCATACAGTAGATGCAGCGGAAGTTACACTGATCGGTCACGGAGATGCGCAGGTTCGTATGTTCTCGATTGAAGTTGTCAATGAGTCGTGTGTTCGTCATTTTGTAGGTGGGCACGCAAAGTTAAATTAGTTAGGTTTAAGTTTGATTCCGGGCGTTAATAGTAACACACGCGACGCAGTTTTGCAAATGTTTTTATAGGTTTTTTATGTAAAATACCATAAAAAAGTTAAA encodes:
- the moaA gene encoding GTP 3',8-cyclase MoaA gives rise to the protein MTNTRLIDNFNREHTNLRISVTDQCNFRCIYCMPEDMQFMEDDNIMTFDEIVHLARIFVDLGINKVRLTGGEPLVRRGIPVLIKQLQEIKGLKDISLTTNGIGLITQAKDLYDAGLRRINVSLDTLDEAKFEQMTRRKVLSKVLEGLQEAQRCGFDPIKVNAVAMKGFTDDEVVDLAKFARDNAYQLRFIEFMPLDADDIWGRNMFIPGKEIINKIGAVYPLNPVSMNGDAKHDPAKLYQFDDGKGDVGFISSVTEPFCEQCNRVRLTADGQLRTCLFSITETDLLTSLRAGASDETIGDMIIEAVKQKEPGHQINAANFVKPKRNMSMIGG